Proteins encoded within one genomic window of Prauserella marina:
- a CDS encoding glutaredoxin family protein, producing MAANEIEFYWRPGCPFCAMLRDDVERSGLPFTDVNIWEEPEAAARVRSVADGNETVPTVFVGEHALVNPSIGELTALVRAEAPELLPGN from the coding sequence GTGGCAGCGAACGAGATCGAGTTCTACTGGCGTCCCGGGTGCCCGTTCTGCGCGATGTTGCGTGACGACGTCGAGCGAAGCGGGCTTCCTTTCACCGACGTCAACATCTGGGAGGAGCCGGAGGCCGCCGCGCGGGTGCGTTCGGTGGCTGACGGCAACGAGACGGTACCGACGGTGTTCGTGGGGGAGCACGCGCTCGTCAATCCCAGCATCGGCGAGCTGACCGCGCTCGTCCGGGCCGAGGCGCCCGAGCTGTTGCCGGGGAACTGA
- a CDS encoding NAD(P)H-dependent oxidoreductase subunit E — translation MAVESSGASVAERVRAVIDAHRDDRGALLPILHGIQAEFGYIAAEVIPVLAAELNISRADVHGVVTFYTDFRSEPAGAATVKLCRAEACQSVGAEQVVADTEQVFGIELGQTTPDGSVTLDQVFCLGNCALGPAAQVNGRLYGRINRSRLVDILANAETRAASPTENGAGS, via the coding sequence ATGGCGGTCGAAAGCAGCGGAGCTTCGGTCGCGGAGCGGGTCAGGGCCGTCATCGACGCGCACAGGGACGACCGCGGCGCACTGCTGCCCATCCTGCACGGCATTCAGGCCGAATTCGGTTACATCGCGGCCGAGGTCATTCCGGTACTGGCCGCCGAGCTGAACATCTCAAGGGCCGACGTCCACGGCGTCGTCACCTTCTACACCGACTTCCGCTCCGAACCGGCTGGCGCGGCGACGGTGAAGCTGTGCAGAGCCGAAGCCTGCCAGTCGGTCGGCGCCGAACAGGTCGTCGCCGACACCGAACAGGTCTTCGGCATCGAACTCGGCCAGACGACACCGGACGGCTCCGTGACCCTCGACCAGGTCTTCTGTCTCGGCAACTGCGCGCTCGGTCCGGCCGCGCAGGTCAACGGACGGCTGTACGGCCGGATCAACCGCTCGCGACTGGTCGACATCCTCGCCAACGCCGAAACCCGCGCGGCTTCACCGACCGAGAACGGAGCCGGTTCATGA
- a CDS encoding formate dehydrogenase beta subunit, which yields MTTVYVPRDSAAVSVGADDVASAINRATGDDVTVVRNGSRGMLWLEPFVEVETPRGRVGYGPVSASAVDELLANGLLTGDDHPSCHGLVEELPWLRDQQRLCFARVGVTDPFSTTAYEAHGGLIGLRRALELEPAAVVAEVTESGLRGRGGAGFPAGIKWKTVLETEGPLKFICCNADEGDSGTFADRMLMEGDPFCLIEGMTIAAHAVGASEGYLYVRSEYPDAVATLRRAIDIAYSQGWLGEDILGSGLRFDLFVRVGAGAYICGEETSMLESLEGKRGMVRSKPPIPAITGLFGKPTVVNNVLTLASVPKILSDGGAAYSALGFERSRGTQVFQLAGNIARGGVFETAFGISLGELVNDYGGGTLSGRPVRAVQVGGPLGSYLPADRFDLPMDYEAFAGADAMLGHGGIVVFDDTVDMSAMARFAMEFCAEESCGKCTPCRVGSVRGVEVIDKITGGEDPDGNLALLNDLCELMTEGSLCAMGSLTPNPVRSALDHFPDDFTARATRTEKEAE from the coding sequence ATGACAACGGTGTACGTACCGCGCGACTCCGCCGCCGTCTCGGTCGGCGCCGACGACGTCGCCTCGGCCATCAACCGCGCGACCGGCGACGACGTCACCGTCGTGCGCAACGGTTCCCGAGGGATGCTCTGGCTCGAACCGTTCGTCGAGGTCGAGACACCGCGCGGAAGGGTCGGCTACGGCCCTGTCTCAGCGTCGGCCGTCGACGAACTGCTCGCGAACGGCCTGCTGACCGGCGACGACCATCCGTCGTGCCACGGGCTCGTCGAGGAACTGCCGTGGCTGAGGGATCAGCAGCGGCTGTGCTTCGCGAGGGTCGGCGTCACCGATCCGTTCTCGACAACCGCCTACGAGGCACACGGCGGGCTCATCGGTCTGCGGAGGGCACTGGAACTCGAACCGGCCGCCGTCGTCGCCGAGGTCACCGAATCGGGACTGCGGGGAAGGGGCGGCGCCGGTTTTCCCGCCGGCATCAAGTGGAAGACCGTGCTGGAGACCGAAGGTCCGCTCAAGTTCATCTGCTGCAACGCCGACGAGGGTGACAGCGGAACCTTCGCCGACCGGATGCTGATGGAGGGCGACCCGTTCTGCCTCATCGAGGGCATGACGATCGCGGCCCACGCGGTCGGCGCGAGCGAGGGCTACCTCTATGTCCGCTCCGAATACCCCGACGCGGTCGCCACGCTGCGAAGGGCCATCGACATCGCCTACTCGCAGGGTTGGCTCGGCGAGGACATCCTCGGCTCAGGGCTGCGATTCGACCTGTTCGTCAGGGTCGGCGCCGGTGCCTACATCTGCGGCGAGGAAACGTCGATGCTGGAAAGCCTCGAAGGCAAACGCGGCATGGTGCGGTCGAAACCGCCGATTCCAGCCATCACCGGTCTGTTCGGCAAGCCGACGGTCGTCAACAACGTGCTGACGCTGGCGAGCGTGCCCAAGATCCTCTCCGACGGCGGTGCCGCATACTCGGCGCTCGGCTTCGAACGCTCGCGCGGCACCCAGGTGTTCCAGCTCGCGGGCAACATCGCGCGAGGAGGCGTTTTCGAGACCGCGTTCGGTATCTCGCTCGGCGAACTGGTCAACGACTACGGAGGAGGCACCCTTTCCGGCCGTCCCGTCCGCGCGGTCCAGGTCGGCGGCCCGCTGGGTTCCTATCTTCCGGCCGACCGCTTCGATCTGCCGATGGACTACGAGGCGTTCGCGGGAGCCGACGCGATGCTCGGTCACGGCGGGATCGTCGTCTTCGACGACACCGTCGACATGTCGGCGATGGCACGGTTCGCGATGGAGTTCTGTGCCGAGGAATCGTGCGGCAAATGCACGCCGTGCAGGGTCGGCTCCGTGCGCGGGGTCGAGGTGATCGACAAGATCACCGGAGGAGAGGACCCCGACGGCAATCTTGCCCTGCTGAACGATTTGTGCGAGCTGATGACAGAGGGTTCGTTGTGCGCGATGGGAAGCCTGACTCCCAACCCCGTGCGCAGCGCGCTCGACCACTTCCCCGACGACTTCACCGCGCGTGCGACACGCACGGAAAAGGAGGCGGAGTAG
- a CDS encoding formylglycine-generating enzyme family protein translates to MRQIPGGTVTMTDRRRETSWSVDLGTYELAATVVTRERYAEATGEWPGSATVAGSPVEGVSWLDAVRFCNACSVRSGLRPAYRVGGERDGLPDVEWDETADGYRLPTEAEWEHAARAGTVAARYGPLDDIAWYRGNSGEHIHPVAGRKPNAWGLYDMLGNVWEWCWDAFDAVDHPGYRVLRGGGWFDEHWSCRASVRRRSHPDFRIDDVGFRIARSVTR, encoded by the coding sequence ATGAGGCAGATCCCCGGCGGCACGGTGACGATGACCGACCGGCGAAGGGAAACGAGCTGGTCGGTCGACCTCGGGACCTACGAGCTGGCTGCCACGGTCGTGACGAGGGAACGGTATGCCGAGGCGACCGGAGAGTGGCCGGGTTCGGCGACCGTCGCGGGCTCGCCGGTGGAAGGGGTTTCCTGGCTCGACGCCGTGCGTTTCTGCAATGCCTGCTCGGTGCGCTCCGGCCTGCGGCCGGCCTACCGCGTCGGCGGAGAACGTGACGGCCTGCCGGATGTCGAGTGGGACGAGACCGCCGACGGGTACCGGTTGCCGACCGAAGCCGAGTGGGAGCACGCCGCGCGGGCGGGAACGGTCGCGGCGAGATACGGGCCGCTCGACGACATCGCGTGGTATCGCGGGAACTCAGGGGAACACATCCATCCCGTCGCGGGCAGGAAACCCAACGCCTGGGGGCTCTACGACATGCTCGGCAACGTGTGGGAATGGTGCTGGGATGCCTTCGATGCCGTCGACCACCCCGGTTACCGGGTACTGCGCGGCGGCGGCTGGTTCGACGAGCACTGGAGTTGCCGGGCGTCGGTGCGCAGGCGCAGCCACCCCGATTTCCGGATCGACGATGTGGGGTTCCGGATCGCTCGCTCCGTGACTCGTTGA